In Vigna unguiculata cultivar IT97K-499-35 chromosome 3, ASM411807v1, whole genome shotgun sequence, a single genomic region encodes these proteins:
- the LOC114177012 gene encoding mitochondrial import receptor subunit TOM5 homolog yields MADSVVSIQYLKDFVNSQLYDEEKWAFNVKLLRAAGLFAGSIVLMRNYGDLMAI; encoded by the exons ATGGCCGACTCTGTAGTTTCGATTCAGTACCTCAAAGATTTCGTCAATTCTCAACTCTACGACGAAGAGAAATGGGCCTTCAACGTG AAATTGCTGCGTGCTGCGGGACTTTTTGCAGGATCAATAGTACTTATGCGAAATTATGGTGACCTTATGGCAATCTGA
- the LOC114178715 gene encoding ras GTPase-activating protein-binding protein 1, with the protein MAMPETIPLTTPSAQVVGNAFVEQYYHILHQSPNLVHRFYQDSSFLTRSDNNGVMTTVTTVQEIHEKIISLNYDEYTAEIKTADAQESHKGGVIVLVTGCLTGKDNVRRKFSQTFFLAPQEKGYFVLNDVFRYIEVNDAPQLNSASVNVISENAETVHEPESEETHAPKHLVEDTATSALAEDENHNNGGEVYHPQDEEEGSVIDEEVAEPPTDLSQNDIVTVHDSTSAAQDDAPRRSYAAIVMKSNVASGHVYVPSRAARVASAKSSEQWPTTAKSTPVPESFAPIGDGAPESSDLHEEVEGHSIYIRNLPFSATVEQLEEVFKKFGPIKHGGIQVRSSKHGFCFGFVEFEELSSMQSALEASPITVGERQAVVEEKRTTTRVSGSGRGRYPPGRGGFRSDSFRARGKFGGGRGYGRNEFRNQGEFSGQPRSSQRPNQNGGGRGGGRQGVGNRNSTPSSSAA; encoded by the exons ATGGCAATGCCGGAAACCATCCCTCTGACTACTCCCAGTGCTCAAGTTGTTGGAAATGCCTTTGTGGAGCAATATTATCACATTCTGCACCAATCTCCAAACTTGGTGCACAGGTTTTATCAGGATTCAAGTTTCTTAACCAGATCAGACAACAATGGTGTGATGACAACTGTGACAACTGTACAA GAAATCCATGAGAAGATTATTTCCCTGAATTATGATGAATATACAGCAGAAATAAAAACTGCTGATGCTCAGGAGTCGCACAAGGGAGGTGTGATAGTTTTAGTAACTGGATGCTTAACTGGGAAGGATAATGTGAGAAGGAAGTTCTCACAGACATTCTTTCTGGCTCCACAAGAAAAAGGATATTTTGTCTTAAATGATGTCTTTAGGTACATTGAGGTGAATGATGCACCGCAGCTAAATTCTGCCTCAGTAAATGTCATCAGTGAAAATGCTGAGACAGTGCATGAGCCAGAATCAG AGGAAACACATGCTCCCAAACATCTTGTGGAAGACACTGCAACTTCAGCTTTGGCAGAGGATGAAAACCATAATAATGGTGGTGAAGTTTATCATCCTCAGGATGAAGAAGAAGGATCAGTTATTGATGAAGAGGTCGCTGAACCGCCTACCGACTTAAGTCAGAATGATATTGTTACGGTTCATGATTCAACTTCTGCAGCCCAGGATGATGCACCAAGGAGATCATATGCAGCCATT GTAATGAAAAGTAATGTAGCATCTGGCCATGTCTACGTTCCCAGCCGAGCTGCTAGAGTGGCATCTGCTAAATCCAGTGAACAATGGCCTACTACTGCCAAATCAACCCCTGTGCCTGAGTCATTTGCTCCTATTGGTGATGGTGCACCTGAGAGTAGTGACCTTCATGAAGAAG ttGAAGGTCACTCCATATATATACGAAACTTGCCATTTAGTGCAACAGTTGAGCAACTTGAAGAAGTCTTTAAGAAATTTGGTCCTATTAAGCATGGTGGTATTCAAGTTAGAAGTAGCAAG CACGGATTCTGTTTTGGCTTTGTTGAATTTGAAGAATTGAGTTCCATGCAAAGTGCACTTGAG GCTTCACCTATCACTGTTGGTGAGCGACAAGCTGTTGTTGAGGAAAAAAGAACTACTACACGAG TCAGCGGTAGTGGGAGAGGGAGGTATCCTCCAGGTAGAGGTGGTTTCCGAAGCGACAGTTTCAGAGCACGTGGGAAATTTGGTGGTGGACGAGGTTATGGCAGAAATGAATTCAGAAACCAAGGAGAATTCTCAGGGCAACCTAGGAGTTCTCAACGGCCAAATCAAAATGGTGGTGGGCGTGGTGGTGGACGTCAAGGTGTGGGGAACCGTAATTCTACACCATCATCTTCAGCAGCATGA